The following nucleotide sequence is from Podospora bellae-mahoneyi strain CBS 112042 chromosome 1 map unlocalized CBS112042p_1, whole genome shotgun sequence.
TTGTGGTTTAAGAACTTCTCCCCAAAATTCCCCACCAGAAGCCAACTTGCTGTGAGTCGTCGTTGTTCCCATCGCCCCAATCGTCTTCACCATCTACAATATTCTCATGGTGACAAATCAACGGATTGGTGTGTCTGCCGAGCTCGGCCCTCAACGTCCTGCAAAGATCTTTGGTGATCTCGTCTCTTTGCGGCACCATAACCAGTACACGAGCATCTGGATTGAGAGCAAGCTGCTCGTCTATGGCACTGGCCAGCAGAGCGGGGTGATCATCGTCGTATAATGGGTCAGCAACGATGATGAGCTACGAATGGTCAGCTTGGGAAGTTCGAAGATAAAAAACAGCAAATGTACAAAACATACCTCGAACCGTTTTCCTGATCGAAACCTCGGGTCGACCTCTTCTTCGCTGCCACCCCACGTCAAAGGAGCAGCTTCAACTCTGCCTCCACGTTCTTCTACGAGAGCGCGGTTGAGTGAAGCGTTATGCTCGAGGTTGGACATGATTTCGGGGAGATCGGTAAGATAGACGGTTTTCCTCCAGATAGACGCCGCGGCTAAGCCGAGTAAGCCAGTTCCAGACCCAAGCTCGAGAACCTCCTCTGTCTTTTGAGAAGAGCGAACCAAATGTGCCAGAGGGCCAGAGGCGAACTCGTGAAGTCTCTGGGCTAGTGCGTAGGACGAGCCCCATGTCTTTAAGCCGAGAGAGTCTCCCGTTAATGGCGGCTCTCTGATAGTGAGGCTGAATGCACCATAATCGGGGTTCTCAAAGGGCCAGCTCCTGATGATCTCGCCCATAGCTAAATGTCGTGGTTAGCTTTTCACCCGTTATATATCAGACGAGTGTCGTGACCAACCTGTTCGCCCGCAGCGCTCTGACATGCGCTTGCTGGCCTCTTCCCaaatcacctccctctcatcGTCGTCCCCCAGCCATGATAGCCCACTCTTGATGATCGAAGACAGAAAAGCAATAGCCTCCTTGCGCTCATGAGCAGTCTGAACAGCGGCCTGTTGTTTGATGATCTCTGATCGAGAGACCTTTGCTCCCCAAACAGGCGGCTCGACCCTAAGTTTTTCTAGAGCCTCCAAAATGACTGAATAGGCAGGCTTCTGCCACAGATGTGGGAgatcttcgtcttcttcgatGCCGCGCATTTTAGCAGTGGGGTGATGATAAGGGGGCGAGGAGAGTCAAGTAGGAGGCTACccgaaagggaaaaaaaagagaggcgagaaaacaaaaaacggCGCAAACCAACCAGCACGACCAAGACGACccaacaacgacaaaaaGTAAAGAAGAAAAGCCAGAAGAAGGAGCCTTTTCACAAACTCTCAAGGCTTCATGCTCACAGTCGTTCAGCTCAGATGCTTAAGGGACCTTCCCTGCAGTGGAGTCTCACCCAGAAAAGGAAGACCCATCTTCCGCCCCCTCGGCGGTGAGCCGTTCCGTCTGGGAAACCATCGTAGACCCGCTTTCGATATGGGGGCACCCCATGGCTCACGTTTCTGATGAAGAAACCTGGACAATTTGCCCGCCCTCAAACAGTCACCCGTAAGCCGGACACATCAGCGGTGTGGTTTTGGCAGCGCCAAAACCACCGCCACACACTGGAAAAAAGCTGATGCCTGGGCCCCAATGTCCGGAAGCTACCAAACGGTGAAGTCCGAACAAGAGAAGTTTGATATGTGGGGGTCACGATCAAGCTTTCTCCCACAGAAGAATCCTTCATTTCCATTGGCTCATCAATTCTGCCGCCCCACAGAGCCTCACAATCATGCCCCACAACAGTTTCGCTCTCGCAGAGGGCCATCACAACAATTTCTTGTCGAAgtccccctcttcctcttctttcttcttcttcgtgaACCATCCCCCgttcacccctcccctcccctcccacgCTGCGTTTCTATGCAACAAACGGAAGGCTTCTCTTGTCCTCGGACGGAGCTACTTTCACCACCCTTTTCTTTGCATATGAGAAATTCGGAGAAACAGCTTCATCTTTGGCCCGTCCATTTTCACTTCTTTAGAGAGATGACCGTGGTCAGCGGGCCCTGCCGGTGACGGCCTGCCTCGACGCTCGAGGTTGTAACTGGCATCAGAAAAGCAGGGCTCTTTTTGTGATAAAAAAGTGTTCCCTCTGGAAAGGCCGTTACGAAAGCTTGTGTAGTTGTGACACTTTAGTGCCATACGCGGCGTGCGgacttctttttccttgaaaaaggagggatGTATCCTTCGATTCCGATTACtctggcgggggaggggggtttgaaAAGGGGGGCGGTTCACCATCCTTTTCAGGTGAGTTGTATTGGGACTGAGAGGGATGGGATACTACTAACGATTTTGTATATGCTTCGAGACGAGCGAAAGCTAGATTGGGCAAGGCTGGGAGCGGGCAAGGGACGATTCGCAAGCCACTGGACGACAAGAGAAAGTGGCTTGGACTCTTCCGTCAAGGATACGAACGACAACTGCGGCCGCCAGATGAGACCTGGGCTCCCTGAGACCAAGCGCAATTCTTCAACACAAAACTGGCCGAACCTTGAACAGCTTGCAACGACCAGAAGGTCGGCCTTTGGGGCCAGGAGGCGTTGTCCTCTTCTGGGACGAGATCATCCCAGTTACTATATTTCCAACCTGCTGGTAGACCGGACAGCTGTTTTGATGCTCGACCAGCATGGACGTCGGAAGTAAAATCAACGCGTTATCCAGGAGCTGTGAAGTCACCAATGATTCACAGGAGCTCATATTCACGCTCATGGCTTCCGCTGTCGGCTGATCCATCAACTATGTACGTCTGTTGGATGTCAGGCAGTGGAGCGGTCATGAGCGCATGGATTTGATCAAGTAGTGTGGTGTTGGCTAAAGTTCCAGAAACGTTATATTCATCAGGTCTTCAGCAATATTACAAGAAATTCACTGCGTCTGTCGCTCCCCTTTTGTTGCGACATCCACCGCCTTCTTTTGTGCTGTGATTTCGCTGAAGTCGGTGGTGTAGTCGTTTGGCAACAAGTAAACGTATTACGAGCCCCCCGAGCTTTGAGAGAACTCGGTACTTATGTTACATGGTATCTAGACAAGTAGCATCCGCCTCTACACTCCAAGAGTCACGAGGTAGCGCGATCAACCCATGCTATAAGCAAGAAAGCCATGGGCACGTTGCGTCTGATACTTGCGAGTCGGCTCGAGAACTGATCATCATCTTGGAAAATGCTTC
It contains:
- the rrg1 gene encoding Protein-lysine N-methyltransferase rrg1 (COG:A; EggNog:ENOG503P19V), translated to MRGIEEDEDLPHLWQKPAYSVILEALEKLRVEPPVWGAKVSRSEIIKQQAAVQTAHERKEAIAFLSSIIKSGLSWLGDDDEREVIWEEASKRMSERCGRTAMGEIIRSWPFENPDYGAFSLTIREPPLTGDSLGLKTWGSSYALAQRLHEFASGPLAHLVRSSQKTEEVLELGSGTGLLGLAAASIWRKTVYLTDLPEIMSNLEHNASLNRALVEERGGRVEAAPLTWGGSEEEVDPRFRSGKRFELIIVADPLYDDDHPALLASAIDEQLALNPDARVLVMVPQRDEITKDLCRTLRAELGRHTNPLICHHENIVDGEDDWGDGNNDDSQQVGFWWGILGRSS